CAAGGAAGCCGTCATGAGTGCACGAACCTATCAAGGGCCGGTGCTGTTCTCGTACGGCTTCCGGCCGTTCTTTTTGCTGGGATCGATCTACGCCGGTCTCGCCATCCTGGTCTGGCTGCCGGTATTCATGGGGCAGTTGAGCCTGGTCTCTGCGTTCATCCCGCGTGACTGGCACGTTCATGAAATGCTGTACGGCTTCCTGCCGGCCGTGATCACGGGATTCTTGTTCACCGCGATTCCGAACTGGACCGGGCGGCTGCCGCTGCGTGGACGCCCGCTGATGTTTCTGGTCGCGCTTTGGATCGCGGGCAGGGCGTGCGTAACATTTTCGGCAGAGACCGGATGGCTGCCGGCGATGCTGATCGACTGCAGCTTCCTGCTGCTGATCGCAGCCGCCGCGGCCCGCGAAATCATTGCCGGCAAGAAGTGGAACAACCTCAGCGTGGTGACGCTGATCCTCGTTTTGCTGGCGGGTAACGTCGCGTTCCATCTAGAGGCGCATTTCAACGGCGCCGCTGAATACGGCATCCGTGTCGGCATCGCCGTCGTGGTGCTACTGATCTCGCTGATTGGAGGCCGGATCATTCCGAGTTTCACGCGAAACTGGCTGGTTAGGGAAAATCCGGGCCGGCTGCCGGTCCCGTTCGCCCGCTTCGACATGCTGAGCGTCGCCGTCGGCGCCGTCGCGTTGGTGTTCTGGATCGTTTCACCTGGTGTCACCGCGACCGGCTGTGTGCTCGCCATTGCTGGTGTTTTGCACTTCACTCGTCTTGGGCGTTGGGCCGGATACCGGACCGGTCGTGAGCGGCTGCTGCTCATCCTTCATGTCGGCTACGCCTTCCTGCCGATCGGCTTCGTGCTGAACGCCTGCAGTGCCTTCGGTATTGTCCCCGCCGGGGCTGGCGTCCACGCCTGGATGGCGGGAGCCGCCGGCGTTATGACGCTGGCGGTGATGAGCCGGGCTTCGCTGGGCCATACCGGCCGGCAACTGACGGCGTCGATCGCGACTCAGGGCATCTATGCTTCGATTGTCGTCGCTGCCGTGGCGCGCATCTGCGCGGTCATGGACCCGGCTCACAGCGTCACACTGCTGCATGTCGCGGCGTTCGCTTGGGCGGCGGCATTCCTCGGATTCGCCATCGGCTACGGGCCGGCCTTGTTCGGCTGGCGGAGGCCGCCCGCGCAAGCGCCCGCGGCGGCGTGAAGTCTTCCAGATTCGGCATCTCTCTGCGGGTTTGACTGCTAAAGAAATTCATTTGGAATAACAGCAATTTACGCCTTGTTTACGACTCAAGTAGAGCCGTAACACACGGCTGCATTGGCTGGCAGATACATGAACAAGTTCGGGCTCAGCGGGGGCGGCAGGCGCTTTGACGGGGTGTCATGTTAATGATATTTACATTAGGAGTTTTCTCTAAGTCGCTTTGCGTCTCGACCATTGACCGCACCCGCAGACCCCCGATGAGCCCGCCATGAGCCTTGCGTTATGAGCCTTGCGCCATTGCTCGATGCCGCGCCTGCGATACCCGTTCATGCCTTCGCGGCGATGGCCGCGCTGGCGCTGGGGATCGTCCAGTTTGCCGCCCCCAAGGGAACGCTGCCGCATCGGACCATCGGCTGGATCTGGGTCGCCCTGATGGCCGCCGTAGCCGCCAGTTCGTTCTGGGTCCACCAGCTCAGGCTGTTCGGCCCCTGGAGCCCGATCCATCTGCTGTCGATCCTGGTGCTGCTGCCGATCGCCGTCATCAGCGCGCACCAGCACCATGTGGGCCGCCACCGCCGAATCATGATCGGCATCTTCAGCGGCGGACTGGTGGTCGCCGGCCTGTTCACGTTGGTGCCGGGACGGATTATGCATGCGGTGATCTTCGGCCATTGAGGGCCGCGCCGCGCCTTGGAATCGCACCTTTGCGATGAGGGAAAACGAGGCTGTGTCCGGGTCCGAAATTGATCGGCCGGGAGCGCTCTGCGCGACCCGTCGCGGAACCGGGTAAGTCCATGAAAAAACGAAGGGAAAAACAGCCCTGCCAGAGCGCTCCGGGGTGGTTATTCGACCCTCGATGCGCTATATGATTCTGATCTGAGAACTGACCGGATTCCCCTTTGTCTGACCCTGAAGATAACAAGCCCGGCGAGCCGCCGGCGCCTTCCGATATTCGTCCCGTTTCCATCCTCGACGAGATGAAGAAGTCCTACCTCGATTACGCCATGAGCGTGATCGTGGCGCGGGCGCTGCCGGACGCGCGCGACGGTTTGAAACCCGTGCATCGGCGCATCCTGTATTCGATGTACGAGCAGGGGCACACGCCCGATAAGAAATACGTCAAATCCGCGCGCGTCGTCGGCGACGTGATCGGTAAATATCATCCGCATGGCGACCAGTCGATTTACGACGCGATGGTCCGGATGGCGCAGGATTTCTCCATGCGCGTGCCGCTCATCGACGGCCAGGGCAATTTCGGTTCCGTCGATGGCGATCCACCGGCCGCCTACCGATATACCGAAGCACGCCTGACCAAAGTGGCGATGGAAGTGCTCGGCGACATCGACAAGGACACCGTCGATTTCGTTCCGAACTACGACAGCTCCGAGAAGGAACCGGCGGTTCTGCCGGCCAAGTTCCCGAACCTCCTGGTCAACGGCGCCGGCGGCATCGCGGTCGGCATGGCGACCAATATCCCGCCGCACAATCTCGGCGAGGTCATCGACGCCTGCGTGGCGTTGATCGACAATCCCGCGCTCACCATCGACGAACTCATCAACATCATTCCGGGACCGGATTTCCCGACCGGCGGCATCATCCTCGGCCGCCAGGGCATCCGTTCGGCCTATCACCTCGGCCGCGGCTCGATCGTGATGCGCGGCAAGGTGACGATCGACACCATCCGCAAGGATCGCGAAGCGATCATCATCAGCGAAATTCCCTACCAGGTGAACAAGGCCACCATGGTCGAGCGCATCGCCGAACTGGTGAAGGAAAAGAAGATCGAGGGCATTTCCGACCTGCGCGACGAATCCGATCGCGACGGTTTCCGTGTCGTCGTCGAACTGAAGCGCGACGCGGTGCCCGAAGTGGTGCTGAACCAGCTTTACCGGTTCACGCCGCTGCAATCGAATTTCCCGGCCAATATGCTGGCGCTGGATTCCGGTCGCCCGCAGACCATGAACCTGCGCGACTTCCTGACGCTGTTCATTGCGTTCCGCGAGCAGGTGATCACCCGCCGCACCAAATACCTGCTCAACAAGGACCGCGACCGCGCCCATATCCTGGTTGGGCTGGCGATTGCCGTTGCCAATATCGACGAGATGATCCGGGTCATCCGGACCTCGCCGGATCCCACCACCGCCCGCGACATCTTGATGTCGCGGGACTGGCCGGCGCGCGATGTCGAGGCGATGATTACGCTGATCGACGATCCCCGGCATCGCATCAACGAGGACGGCACCACGCGGCTGTCGTTCGAACAGGCCAAGGCGATTCTCGACCTGCGCCTGCAGCGGCTGACAGCGCTCGGCCGCGAGGAAATCTCCACGGAACTCGACAAGCTTGCGGTGCAGATCGCCGACTATCTCGATATCCTGCGTTCGCGTGCCCGCATTCAAGCCATCGTCAAGACCGAGCTCGCCGAGGTCAAGGATGGCTTCGCGACGCCGCGCAAGACCGTCATCATGGAGCAGGAAGGTGAGGTCGAGGACGAAGACCTGATCCAGCGCGAAGACATGGTGGTGACGGTTTCGCATGCCGGCTACGTCAAGCGCGTACCGCTGTCGGCCTACCGGGCGCAGCGCCGCGGCGGCAAGGGCCGGGCGGGCATGCAGACCCGCGACGAGGATTTTGTCTCACGGCTGTTCGTGGCCTCGACCCATACGCCGGTGCTGTTCTTCTCCTCGCGCGGCCAGGTTTACAAGGAAAAGGTCTGGCGGTTGCCGGTGGCACCGCCGAACGCGCGCGGCAAGGCGCTGATCAACATCCTGCCGCTGGAGCAGGGCGAGCGCATCACCACCATCATGCCGCTGCCGGAGGATGAATCCTCCTGGGCCAATCTCGACGTCATGTTCGCGACGACGGGCGGCAACGTCCGCCGCAACAAGCTGTCCGACTTCGTCGATGTTCGCCGCTCCGGCATCATCGCCATGAAGCTCGATGAGGGCGAGGCGATCGTCGACGTCCAGATATGCACCGAGCGCGACGACGTGCTGCTGACGGCTGCCGGCGGCCAGTGTATCCGCTTCCCGGTGACCGACGTGCGCGTCTTTACCGGCCGCACCTCGATGGGCGTGCGCGGCATCGCGCTCGGCACCAACGACACGCTGATCTCGCTGTCGATCCTGCGCCATGTCGAGGCGAGCTCGGACGAGCGGACGGCTTACTTGAAGATGCGCCGCGCGGTGGCCGGCGAGGGCACGGCCGACGAGCCCGCGGATACCGAGGGCGAGGAAACCTCGGGCGCGATCCAGCAGCTTTCGACCGAACGCTATGCCGCGATGTCGGCCGAGGAGCAGGTCGTGCTGACGGTGTCCGTCAACGGCTACGGCAAGCGCACCTCGTCCTACGAGTACCGCACCACCGGACGCGGCGGCAAAGGCATCGTCGCGATGTCGGTCAACAACCGCAACGGCAAGCTGGTGGCCTCGTTCCCGGTCGAGGATTCCGACCAGATCATGCTGGTGACCGACAAGGGTCAGTTGATCCGTTGTCCGGTCGAGGGCATCCGGATCGCCGGCCGCTCGACCCAAGGCGTGATCGTGTTCGACACCGCCGAGGATGAGCACGTGGTGTCGGTCGAGCATATCGGCGACGACGGCGAAAATGGCGAGAACGGCAACGGGAACGGCCACTGACGTCATTCCGGGGCGATGCGAAGCATCGAGCTACGATGTGCAATTGCACATCTGAGAATCTCGAGATTCCCCGATGCGCAATTGCGCATCGGGGGTCTGGTCCTTCGGACCATCCCGGAATGACGAGCGGCTAGATCTCGATCTCGGTCCCGAACTCGACCACCTGCTTGGTCGGCACGCCGAAGAACGCGGCCGTGCGTTCGGCGTTGCGCTGCAGGAACGCGAACAGTGATTCCCGCCACACCCACATGCCCGGAATATCCTCGCGCGGGATGATAGTCTCGCGGCCGATGTAGTAGGTGATGTCGGTGAGATCGATGCCGGGTAATTTGCCTTGCTTGCAGGCGAGGATCAGGCCGTCATAGATCGTGGGATACTGCATGAAGCCGTAATGCAGGATGACGCGCATGATGCCGGGGATAACCTCGATCACCTCGGCGCGATCCTCGTCCGGGATGCGCGGGGATTCCTCGATCAGCACGGTGACCAGCACCACGCGCTGGTGCAATACGTGGTTGTGCTTGACGAACTCCGTCAGTGCCAGCGGCACGCCCTTGGGCGAGGACGCCAGGAACACGGCGGTGCCCGACAGCCGCGCATGGCACTTGTTGACGGCGGTCTCGATCAGGTCTTCCTCGGGCTGGCGCAGCTTGCCGCGCGCCGCCTCGACCAGCTTGACGCCGCTGCGCCAGGTCAGCATCACGAAAGCGACGGCCGCCGCGAGCAGCAGCGGAAACCAGCCGCCCTCAAACAGCTTCACGGAGTTCGCGGCGAAGAAGATGCAGTCGATGATGAAGAAGAAGCCGTTGACCGCGATCACGATGAACGGCGAATAGCCCCACTGGATCGCGACCAGGGCTGCCAATAGCGTCGTGATCGCCATCAGGAGCGACACCGCGATGCCGTAGGCGCCGGCCAGCGCGTCCGAGGTGCCGAAGCTCAGGACGGCGCCGAGCGTGGCGGCGGCCAGCAGCCAGTTCACCAGCGGCACATAGATTTGCCCGATCGCGTCGCTGGTGGTGTGCCGGATCTGCATCCGCGGCAGGAAGCCGAGCTGGATCGATTGCTGGGTCAGAGAAAATACGCCCGAAATGATCGCCTGCGACGCGATCACGGTAGCGACCGCCGCGAACGCGACCAGCGGGTAATGCGCCCAGTCGGGTGCGAGCTGAAAGAACGGATTGTCGATCGCGGTGGGGTCTGAAATCAGCAGGCCCGCTTGGCCGAAATAGTTCAGCACCAGCGCGGGCAAGGCGATGGCGAACCAGGCCAGCCGAATCGGGAAGCGCCCGAAATGGCCCATGTCGGCGTACATCGCCTCGCCGCCGGTGACGGCCAGAAACGCGGCGCCGAGAATCGCGAAGGAGATATGGAAATCCTGGTGGATCAGGAAATTGAAGGCAAAGAGCGGACTGAGGGCTTCGAGCACCGCCGGCGCCTTGACGATGCCGTGGACGCCGAGCGCGGCCAGAACGGCGAACCACCCGACCATCACCGGGCCGAAGATCTGGCCGATCACCCGGGTGCCCTGCTTCTGCATGACGAACAGGCCGATCAGGATCACGACCGTGATCGGTACGACAGCAGGCGCCAGCGACGGCGCATCCACCTTCAGGCCTTCGATGGCGCTCAGCACCGAGATCGCCGGCGTAATCGCGCCGTCGCCGTAAAGGAGGGCGGCGCCGATCAGCCCGACCACCAATAGGTGCGCGCGCCATGTCCCCGGCTGGGCATTGCGCGCGTGAAGCAGCGCCAGCAATGCGACGATGCCGCCTTCGCCGCGATTGTCGGCGCGCAGAATCAGAAGCGCGTATTTGATCGAAATGATCAGGATCAGCGCCCACAGGATCAGCGATACCACACCGAGGATGGCCGCATGCGTCAGCGGCTCGCCATGGCTGGCGGCCTTGGCGGCTTCCTTCAGCGCATAGAGCGGGCTGGTGCCGATGTCGCCATAGACGACGCCGAGGGCGCCGATCGTGGCGGCGGTGGGCAGTAAACTGGAATGGTCGGAGGTTGCAACTGGCGTACTGGTCACTGGCGCGGCCCCCATTGGCACCGCGCTAGCCGGGTCATCCGGGGAGCACGGTCAACCGCCAGTCTGCGACGAGACGTCGCAAATTACCATGGGGATCAACGTGACAAAGCCGTCTGGCCTACGGGGTGCGGTCGGCGGTAACCAGACGCGCTTCGCGGATCGGCGCCGCCTTGGTACCGGCAACGCGCAGGCAGGAAGCCTCGAAGTTCGGCCAGGCCTGCTGCGAGCAGTCCCTTCCGACCGCGCGGACGTCCAACCGGTCAGCCTTGGCGAGGGCCTGCGGTACGCTGGCTTCGACCGTCGGAGCAAAGCCGGGCAACACGGTGAGCGCGGTGGCGACGAACGCAGCAGCAACGATTGCGGAAAGAGCCTTGATCATGACGGTCCCCTGTCATGGGCCTTCGCGGCCCGTCGTTTCGTTGCGTGAACTTCTAGCCAGCGCAAGTTTCCGGGTGTCTTCACCACCCCAGGAAATGGTTTCGTCCCGGCCGAGTTTTGTTTCGTCGCCCACTGGCCGACGAAACAAAGGCCGGCTGCCAAGCAGACGCCCTGACCCCGGGACTAGTTCATTGGCCGAGGCCAAATAAATTGCCGGGCGGCCAAGGAACCTATGGAGGGAACCGGGCCGGCTTGCTCGGCCGCCCGGGGCGGGGTAGACGGGACCTATGCCCCGCATCGCGCTCTATCCCGGCTCTTTCGACCCCGTCACCAACGGCCACCTCGACGTGGTCAAACACGCCGTCGGCCTCTGCGACCGGCTAATCGTCGCCATCGGCGTTCATCCGGGCAAAACCCCGATGTTTTCGACTGAGGAGCGGCTGGACATGGTCCGGGCGGTATTCGGCCCGATCGCCGCCAAGGCCGGCTGCGCCTTCGACGCCACCACCTATGACGATCTGACGGTTACAGCGGCCCAGAAGGCCGGCGCGACTATCATGGTCCGGGGGCTGCGCGACGGCACCGACCTCGACTACGAAATGCAGATTTCGGGCATGAACGAGACCATGGCGCCGGAGGTGCATACGGTGTTCGTGCCGGCCTCGGTCGCGGTCCGCCCGATCACCGCCACACTGGTGCGCCAAATCGCCAAGATGGGCGGGGACGTTTCCGCGTTCGTGCCGTCATCAGTCGCTGCCAGCCTGAAGACCAAATTTGCCCGCTGACGCGCGGCGCACCCCGACCTCTTGATCCCGGAGTTGTCATGATCCGTATTCTCGCTTTCGTTGCCGCGCTGATCTGCGCAGTTCCCGCGATCGCCCAGCCGCTGCCCGCCAATCTCGACAAGGCGAACGCGATCGTGATCGACACCACCAAGGGCCGCATCGTGATCAAGCTGCGGACCGATCTGGCGCCGCAGCATGCCGAGCGCATCAAGCAACTCGCGCGCGAGGGCTTCTACAACAACGTGCCGTTCCACCGGGTGATGGACGGCTTCATGGCGCAGACCGGCGACGGCAAGAATTTCGACGGTACCGGCGGTTCGAAATACCCGAACCTCAAGCAGGAATTCTCCAGCGTGCCGTTCAAGCGCGGCATCGTCGGCATGGCGCGGCGCGGCGACAGCGTCGACACCGCGAACTCGCAGTTCTTCATCATGTTCGCGGACGGATCGAGCCTGAACAACCAGTACACCGTGATCGGCGAGGTCGTGTCCGGCATGGACGTGGTCGACAAGCTGAAGAAGGCGCCTCCGGGATCGTCGGGCGGCCAAGTCACCGACCCCGACAAGATGGTGAAGGTGCAAGTCGCATCCGACATCAAGTGAGGCGATGGCAGCGACGCGTAGCAAGCCATTTTGGTGTTTTGCCGCGGTCTTGCTGTGGCTCCTGTGGTCCGGCGAGGGGTGGGCTGAGCCACCGCCGCTCGATAGCCTCAAGGATATCTTCGCCCGACTGCATTCCTGCTGGAAGCCGCCGCCGCTCTCAGCTGCCAATCCCATCGACATCACGGTGATCGTCAGCTTCAACCGCGAGGGCGTCATTCTCGGCCATCCCCGGATCACCTATGAATCGGAGCAGGCCAGCGACAACGACCGGCTACGGTACCGGATCGCCGTGATGGAGACATTGCAACGCTGCACGCCGTTGCCATTTACCGAGGGACTGGGCGGTGCCGTTGCCGGCCGGCCTTTGGCGATCCCTTTCAGAACCCGCAAACGTCCACCCAAACCTGAAGAGAAACGAGCATGGCTGATACAGAAAATACTTTGATCCTTGAAACCACGCAGGGCCCCGTTACCATCGAGATGCGCCCCGATCTGGCGCCGGGCCATGTCGCCCGCATCAAGGAACTGGTGCGTGAGGGATTTTACGACGGCATCGTGTTCCACCGCGTGATCGAAGGTTTCATGGCTCAGACCGGCTGTCCGCACGGCACCGGAACCGGCGGCTCCGGCAAGAAGCTGAAGGCCGAATTCAACAAGGAACCGCATGTCCGCGGCACCACCTCGATGGCGCGCGCGGCAAGCCCGGACTCCGGTGACAGCCAGTTCTTCATCTGCTTCGATGACGCCTCCTTCCTCAACAACCAGTACACGGTATGGGGCAAGGTCACCTCGGGCATGGAAAACGTCGACAAGATCAAGCGCGGCGAGCCGGTCAAGGATCCGGACAAGATCGTCAAGGCGCGGATGGCCTTGGACGCGGCTTAAGCGCCACACGCTGTCATTCCGGGGCGCATCGCAGATGCGACCCCGGAATCTCGAGATTCCCCGGGGTGAGGTTCGATGCTTTGCATCGCCCCGGAATGACGATCCCTAGCCTGGGGCGCCATGCGCACCGATCTCTTCGATTTCGAACTTCCTGCCTCGAGCATCGCGCTGCGGCCCGCGAGCCCGCGCGATTCCGCGCGCATGCTGGTGGTGCAGCCGGACGGTCAGCTGGATGACCGCACCATCGCCGATCTGCCGCAGTGGCTGCAGCCGGGCGATCAACTGGTGGTCAACGACACCAAGGTGATCTCGGCGCAACTCAAGGGCCGGCGCATCGGCCGCGAGACCGAGCCGAAGATCGAGGCGACGCTGATCAAGCGGCTCGACGGGTCGCGCTGGCAGGCGCTGGTCAAGCCGGCCAAAAAGCTCGCAGCCGGCGACGTGGTCCGCTTCGGTAACGAGGGCAAGGTCTGCCTGCTCGGCCACCTCGATGCGTCCGTCGAGGCCAAGGGCGATGAGGGCGAAGTCACGCTGTCATTCTCGTTTCACGGGCCGACACTCGATCAGGCCATTGCCGATCTCGGCAGCCCGCCGCTGCCGCCCTACATCGCCTCCAAACGCACGCCTGACGATCGCGACGTCGCCGACTACCAGACCATGTTCGCGGCCAATGAAGGTGCGGTCGCGGCCCCCACGGCGGGACTGCATTTCACGCCGACGCTGGAAGCCGCGCTGCGCGACCGTGGCGTCGCATTGCACCGGCTGACCCTGCATGTCGGGGCAGGGACGTTCCTGCCGGTCAAGGTCGACGAGACCTCCGAGCACCGGATGCACGCCGAATGGGGCTCGGTCTCGGCCGCCACCGCCGCGGCGCTGAACACGGCGCGCGACAAGGGCGGCCGCATCGTCGCGGTCGGCACCACGTCGCTGCGGCTATTGGAGAGCGCCGCCGCCGAGGACGGCACCATCCAGCCGTTCAGCGCCGAGACGTCGATCTTCATCACGCCCGGCTATCGCTTTCGTGCGGTCGATATTTTGCTCACCAACTTCCACCTGCCGCGCTCGACGTTGTTCATGCTGGTATCGGCCTTCTCGGGGCTCGAGATCATGAAGGCGGCCTATGCCCATGCAATCGCGGATGGATACCGCTTCTATTCCTACGGTGACGCCTGCCTGCTGTTTCGCAGCTAGTTTGGGTGGGTGGAATCTCAATAGGTCGTCCTCCGGGAGGCGGCTGGCACGCTGGTACGAGACGTGCGCGATCCGAAGGGTGAGCGCCGACTTGGATTCATGCGCTCGGAAATCGGGTGGTTGTTCTTGCGCAGCTATTGGAAGGTCATCCCTGCCTGATCCACGCGACAAGACGCGAGACAGGAAATTCAGGAGATCAAAAGATGCCGACAGTAGATGACAATAAAGCGATTGTGGGTCGCTGGTTCACGGAGTTCTGGGGCAAGACATGCAATCTTGCCGTCGTTGACGAACTCGCCTCGCCGGACATGCTCTTGCAATATTCATTGCATGAACCACGTCGCGGTCGCGACGACATCAAGGCCTTCATGACGGATTTTCGCGAGGCTTTCCCGGATCTCAATTTCTGGGGCATCGCGGACCTCATCGCGGAAGGCGATTACGTGGTCGGCCGCTGGGCGGGAGGCGGAACCCACACGGGTCCTGCATTCTCCGACTTCTTGGCCGGGTCGCTGCCGGCGAACACCGGTCGTACGATGCGGTTTACGGGCACGACGGTCCTTAAGCTGAAGGATGGCAGGATTGTCGAGGAGATCGGCCTCGACGATGGCGTCACTGCTCTGGAGCAATTGGGCTTGATCAAGATCGCAGCCTAGCGTTCGTCTCCAGGTCGGTCCCGAGGAATTGGGGCCGACCTGCATTTGAGATACGCAATCCGCCCGAGGACTGTCGAGCCCTCCAGTTCATCATCGTCCTCGGCAACCCACCATCTTTCTTTGCCGTGTCGTGGTGGGTTACGGCGGAGCTCATCGGGCCGCGCGTTGCGCGGACCCGTTGGCCTAATCCACCCTACAAATCTACCTCACGCCATCGCGCGCTGCGGCAGCAATTCCGCGATCTGGATCGCGTTCAGCGCGGCTCCCTTCAGAAGCTGGTCCGCCGACACGAACATCGAGATCGAATGACCTGAGGGATCGCTGAGGTCCTTGCGGATGCGGCCGGCCAGGACGTCGTCCTGGCCGGAAGCATCGACCGGCATCGGGAAGTAATTGCCGGCGCGATCATCGACGATCTTGACGCCGGGGGCACGCGCCAGGATCGCGCGCACCTCGTCCTCGGTGATCGGCCGTTCGCATTCGAAGGTGATCGCCTCGCAATGGGCGCGCAGTACCGGCACGCGGACGCAGGTGACGCCGACGGCGATCCGCTCGTCCTCGAAGATCTTCCGGGTTTCCTTGATGACCTTGCTCTCCTCGTCGTTGTAGCCGGTCTCGGGGTCGATGGCGGTGTTGTGGCTGAACAGGTTGAAGGCGTAGGGGTGCGGCATCACCTTGGGCGTAAAAACCTGTCCGTTGAGGCTTGCCCGCGTCGATTCCACCAGCTCTTCCATGGCGGCGGCGCCGGCGCCGCTGGCGGCCTGGTAGGTCGAGATGATCAGGCGCTTGATGCGGTTGTTCTGGTGGATCGGCCATAGCGGCACCAGCGCGGTAATCGCGGCGCAGTTCGGATTGGCGATGATGCCCTTGTGATCCCGGATGCGGTTTCCATTCACCTCGGGGATGACAAGCGGCACGTTCGGGTCCATCCGGAACGCCGAGGAATTGTCGACCACGACGGCGCCGGCCTTGACGGCGATCGGCGCGAACTTGCGCGAGATACCGCCGCCGGCCGAGAACAGCGCGATATCGACGCCGTCGAAGGAGCGCTCGGTGAGCTCCTCGATCACGATCTTCTCGCCGCGGAAATCGACGGTCTTGCCGGCCGAGCGCGCGCTCGCCAGCGCCTTCAGCCTGCCGA
The Bradyrhizobium sp. KBS0727 genome window above contains:
- a CDS encoding NnrS family protein, with translation MSARTYQGPVLFSYGFRPFFLLGSIYAGLAILVWLPVFMGQLSLVSAFIPRDWHVHEMLYGFLPAVITGFLFTAIPNWTGRLPLRGRPLMFLVALWIAGRACVTFSAETGWLPAMLIDCSFLLLIAAAAAREIIAGKKWNNLSVVTLILVLLAGNVAFHLEAHFNGAAEYGIRVGIAVVVLLISLIGGRIIPSFTRNWLVRENPGRLPVPFARFDMLSVAVGAVALVFWIVSPGVTATGCVLAIAGVLHFTRLGRWAGYRTGRERLLLILHVGYAFLPIGFVLNACSAFGIVPAGAGVHAWMAGAAGVMTLAVMSRASLGHTGRQLTASIATQGIYASIVVAAVARICAVMDPAHSVTLLHVAAFAWAAAFLGFAIGYGPALFGWRRPPAQAPAAA
- a CDS encoding DUF2306 domain-containing protein; protein product: MSLAPLLDAAPAIPVHAFAAMAALALGIVQFAAPKGTLPHRTIGWIWVALMAAVAASSFWVHQLRLFGPWSPIHLLSILVLLPIAVISAHQHHVGRHRRIMIGIFSGGLVVAGLFTLVPGRIMHAVIFGH
- the gyrA gene encoding DNA gyrase subunit A, with the translated sequence MSDPEDNKPGEPPAPSDIRPVSILDEMKKSYLDYAMSVIVARALPDARDGLKPVHRRILYSMYEQGHTPDKKYVKSARVVGDVIGKYHPHGDQSIYDAMVRMAQDFSMRVPLIDGQGNFGSVDGDPPAAYRYTEARLTKVAMEVLGDIDKDTVDFVPNYDSSEKEPAVLPAKFPNLLVNGAGGIAVGMATNIPPHNLGEVIDACVALIDNPALTIDELINIIPGPDFPTGGIILGRQGIRSAYHLGRGSIVMRGKVTIDTIRKDREAIIISEIPYQVNKATMVERIAELVKEKKIEGISDLRDESDRDGFRVVVELKRDAVPEVVLNQLYRFTPLQSNFPANMLALDSGRPQTMNLRDFLTLFIAFREQVITRRTKYLLNKDRDRAHILVGLAIAVANIDEMIRVIRTSPDPTTARDILMSRDWPARDVEAMITLIDDPRHRINEDGTTRLSFEQAKAILDLRLQRLTALGREEISTELDKLAVQIADYLDILRSRARIQAIVKTELAEVKDGFATPRKTVIMEQEGEVEDEDLIQREDMVVTVSHAGYVKRVPLSAYRAQRRGGKGRAGMQTRDEDFVSRLFVASTHTPVLFFSSRGQVYKEKVWRLPVAPPNARGKALINILPLEQGERITTIMPLPEDESSWANLDVMFATTGGNVRRNKLSDFVDVRRSGIIAMKLDEGEAIVDVQICTERDDVLLTAAGGQCIRFPVTDVRVFTGRTSMGVRGIALGTNDTLISLSILRHVEASSDERTAYLKMRRAVAGEGTADEPADTEGEETSGAIQQLSTERYAAMSAEEQVVLTVSVNGYGKRTSSYEYRTTGRGGKGIVAMSVNNRNGKLVASFPVEDSDQIMLVTDKGQLIRCPVEGIRIAGRSTQGVIVFDTAEDEHVVSVEHIGDDGENGENGNGNGH
- a CDS encoding potassium transporter Kup — encoded protein: MGAAPVTSTPVATSDHSSLLPTAATIGALGVVYGDIGTSPLYALKEAAKAASHGEPLTHAAILGVVSLILWALILIISIKYALLILRADNRGEGGIVALLALLHARNAQPGTWRAHLLVVGLIGAALLYGDGAITPAISVLSAIEGLKVDAPSLAPAVVPITVVILIGLFVMQKQGTRVIGQIFGPVMVGWFAVLAALGVHGIVKAPAVLEALSPLFAFNFLIHQDFHISFAILGAAFLAVTGGEAMYADMGHFGRFPIRLAWFAIALPALVLNYFGQAGLLISDPTAIDNPFFQLAPDWAHYPLVAFAAVATVIASQAIISGVFSLTQQSIQLGFLPRMQIRHTTSDAIGQIYVPLVNWLLAAATLGAVLSFGTSDALAGAYGIAVSLLMAITTLLAALVAIQWGYSPFIVIAVNGFFFIIDCIFFAANSVKLFEGGWFPLLLAAAVAFVMLTWRSGVKLVEAARGKLRQPEEDLIETAVNKCHARLSGTAVFLASSPKGVPLALTEFVKHNHVLHQRVVLVTVLIEESPRIPDEDRAEVIEVIPGIMRVILHYGFMQYPTIYDGLILACKQGKLPGIDLTDITYYIGRETIIPREDIPGMWVWRESLFAFLQRNAERTAAFFGVPTKQVVEFGTEIEI
- the coaD gene encoding pantetheine-phosphate adenylyltransferase produces the protein MPRIALYPGSFDPVTNGHLDVVKHAVGLCDRLIVAIGVHPGKTPMFSTEERLDMVRAVFGPIAAKAGCAFDATTYDDLTVTAAQKAGATIMVRGLRDGTDLDYEMQISGMNETMAPEVHTVFVPASVAVRPITATLVRQIAKMGGDVSAFVPSSVAASLKTKFAR
- a CDS encoding peptidylprolyl isomerase produces the protein MIRILAFVAALICAVPAIAQPLPANLDKANAIVIDTTKGRIVIKLRTDLAPQHAERIKQLAREGFYNNVPFHRVMDGFMAQTGDGKNFDGTGGSKYPNLKQEFSSVPFKRGIVGMARRGDSVDTANSQFFIMFADGSSLNNQYTVIGEVVSGMDVVDKLKKAPPGSSGGQVTDPDKMVKVQVASDIK
- a CDS encoding peptidylprolyl isomerase, with translation MADTENTLILETTQGPVTIEMRPDLAPGHVARIKELVREGFYDGIVFHRVIEGFMAQTGCPHGTGTGGSGKKLKAEFNKEPHVRGTTSMARAASPDSGDSQFFICFDDASFLNNQYTVWGKVTSGMENVDKIKRGEPVKDPDKIVKARMALDAA
- the queA gene encoding tRNA preQ1(34) S-adenosylmethionine ribosyltransferase-isomerase QueA, whose product is MRTDLFDFELPASSIALRPASPRDSARMLVVQPDGQLDDRTIADLPQWLQPGDQLVVNDTKVISAQLKGRRIGRETEPKIEATLIKRLDGSRWQALVKPAKKLAAGDVVRFGNEGKVCLLGHLDASVEAKGDEGEVTLSFSFHGPTLDQAIADLGSPPLPPYIASKRTPDDRDVADYQTMFAANEGAVAAPTAGLHFTPTLEAALRDRGVALHRLTLHVGAGTFLPVKVDETSEHRMHAEWGSVSAATAAALNTARDKGGRIVAVGTTSLRLLESAAAEDGTIQPFSAETSIFITPGYRFRAVDILLTNFHLPRSTLFMLVSAFSGLEIMKAAYAHAIADGYRFYSYGDACLLFRS